A stretch of Schaalia odontolytica DNA encodes these proteins:
- a CDS encoding DUF421 domain-containing protein, producing the protein MFDIHGFEMTVFKLLIGITLIVLHLRLTGKQRTVQLTPIDFIGNFILGGIIGGVIYNHAISFAEYISFLLVTFGIISGLNYLMSKFMSTRSLVMGKAYTIIEGGRFTQDALDNTDNKLDPVEFLAELRGMGIFSLSDISLVQREANGSLTVRRKGEGGVNYVLVSNGQIVADNLNLAHRDEDWLRHEISQAGVGELEDLFIVELTPDNRLNIVDESGNTTAMSITDPTVNVVTTVTEFLNPDSQAPTLEEFAADNTDTGAGTSE; encoded by the coding sequence ATGTTCGATATTCACGGTTTCGAGATGACGGTCTTTAAGCTCCTGATCGGTATCACCCTGATCGTCCTCCACCTGCGCCTCACTGGCAAGCAGCGGACGGTCCAGCTGACACCGATCGACTTTATCGGGAACTTTATCCTCGGCGGCATTATCGGCGGCGTCATCTACAACCACGCAATCTCGTTCGCGGAGTACATCAGCTTCCTGCTCGTCACCTTTGGAATCATCTCCGGCCTGAACTACCTGATGTCGAAGTTCATGTCGACCCGCTCTCTCGTGATGGGAAAGGCGTACACGATCATCGAGGGCGGGCGATTTACTCAGGACGCGCTCGACAACACGGATAACAAGCTCGACCCAGTCGAGTTTCTCGCAGAGCTACGCGGCATGGGCATCTTTTCACTGAGCGACATCAGCCTCGTACAACGCGAAGCCAACGGCTCGCTGACGGTACGGCGCAAGGGCGAGGGCGGCGTCAACTACGTCCTGGTGTCCAATGGCCAGATCGTAGCTGACAACCTCAACCTCGCCCACCGAGACGAGGATTGGCTGCGACACGAAATTTCTCAGGCCGGTGTCGGTGAACTGGAAGACCTCTTCATCGTGGAACTGACTCCCGATAACCGATTGAACATTGTCGACGAGTCCGGCAATACGACGGCCATGAGTATTACCGATCCCACTGTCAACGTCGTCACGACTGTGACTGAGTTCCTGAACCCCGATTCGCAGGCGCCCACCCTCGAGGAGTTTGCAGCCGATAACACCGACACAGGCGCTGGGACTTCCGAGTGA
- a CDS encoding pseudouridine synthase: MRANPYTEGGVRLQKVLAQAGVASRRASEQMIADGRVSVDGTVVRNQGVRVDPAKQVIHVDGERLILDETKHIVLAVNKPIGTVSTMSDPEGRPTIADLIADYPERLYHVGRLDIDTSGLLLLTNDGELANRLTHPKYEIRKTYVARLHGEVKPGVKRTLMNGIELEDGPIKVDSFRIVDTYGDITTVEIVVHEGRNRLVRRMMEAVGYPVRELVRTGFGPISLDHLKQGTTRRVKGNALSALYGAVGL, translated from the coding sequence ATGAGGGCTAACCCCTACACAGAGGGTGGAGTGCGCCTGCAGAAGGTGCTCGCCCAGGCAGGCGTCGCATCCAGGCGCGCGTCCGAACAGATGATCGCCGACGGACGTGTGAGCGTCGATGGCACCGTGGTCCGTAACCAGGGCGTGCGCGTGGACCCGGCGAAGCAGGTCATTCACGTCGACGGCGAGCGCCTCATCCTGGATGAGACGAAGCACATCGTCCTGGCCGTCAATAAGCCGATCGGCACCGTGTCCACGATGAGCGACCCGGAGGGCCGCCCCACGATCGCCGACCTGATCGCCGACTACCCCGAGCGTCTGTACCACGTGGGCCGCCTCGACATCGATACGTCCGGCCTGCTCCTGCTGACCAACGATGGCGAGCTGGCGAACCGTCTGACGCACCCCAAGTACGAGATTCGCAAGACCTACGTGGCGCGTCTGCACGGCGAGGTCAAGCCCGGCGTCAAGCGCACCCTCATGAACGGCATCGAGCTGGAGGACGGCCCGATCAAGGTTGACTCCTTCCGCATCGTTGACACCTACGGCGACATCACGACCGTCGAGATCGTCGTGCACGAGGGCCGCAACCGCCTCGTGCGCCGCATGATGGAGGCTGTTGGCTACCCGGTGCGCGAGCTCGTCCGCACGGGCTTTGGTCCGATCTCTCTCGACCATCTCAAGCAGGGAACGACCCGCCGCGTGAAGGGCAACGCGCTGAGCGCACTGTACGGGGCCGTCGGACTGTGA
- a CDS encoding PH domain-containing protein, with translation MALSQKLLSQDEVVVRHMHTHIKTLLPAIIVESILVIAAAVGSFYVPENARYWALATIWIAVLLLSIPLILVPWIKWITTTYTVTTKRVITRTGIIKRTGHDLPLTRISDIQIEKDFDDRIFGCGTLALQTSADDPLLLRDVPKVETVQVEISNLLFHDIQGAIDADPTS, from the coding sequence ATGGCACTGTCACAGAAGCTTCTCAGTCAGGACGAGGTTGTCGTCCGCCACATGCACACGCACATCAAGACCCTGCTGCCCGCGATCATCGTGGAGTCGATCCTCGTGATCGCAGCGGCGGTCGGTTCGTTCTACGTCCCAGAGAACGCGCGCTACTGGGCACTTGCGACCATCTGGATCGCAGTGCTCCTCCTGTCGATTCCACTCATCCTTGTTCCCTGGATCAAGTGGATTACAACGACCTACACGGTGACGACGAAGCGAGTCATCACCCGCACGGGCATCATCAAGCGCACCGGTCACGACCTGCCGCTCACCCGCATCTCCGACATCCAGATCGAAAAGGACTTCGACGACCGGATCTTCGGTTGCGGCACGCTCGCCCTCCAGACCTCCGCTGACGATCCGTTGCTGCTGCGCGACGTGCCGAAGGTTGAGACGGTGCAGGTCGAGATCTCCAATCTGCTCTTCCACGACATCCAGGGAGCTATCGACGCGGATCCGACGAGTTGA
- a CDS encoding prephenate dehydrogenase: MNTSDGVGARVVQTAGPVLIIGSGLLGASLGLALRAGGVRVYLDDASPTSLRLASDVGAGQAFGDVLAEAGVRPSECGSDTPSYQAPSIVVVATPPDVADRVIVESLLRFPDAIVTDVASVKDAVVADVLRGLEREGRLEEASRYVGSHPMAGRERSGAGAADADLFYGRPWVIVAHESTWPRAVLVARALATDVGAVPLEMNAGTHDHAVALVSHVPQLVSSMLAARLVDAPAQALGLAGQGLRDTARIAASDPRLWTAILAGNAGPVADILRDLRTDLDDLLTHLDAAAELGPLRGGSVGAINRVMTAGNQGVARIPGKHGGAPSRYREIEVLIPDEPGALGRLFSELGEAGINIEDLVLEHSAGAQAGVARVMIDPAVADRAVADLQQRGWRLITH, from the coding sequence GTGAACACCTCGGACGGCGTCGGCGCGCGCGTCGTGCAAACAGCGGGCCCGGTCCTCATCATCGGATCGGGTCTGCTGGGTGCGTCCCTGGGCCTCGCTCTGCGGGCCGGGGGAGTGCGCGTCTATCTCGACGATGCCTCGCCCACTTCGCTACGCCTGGCCTCCGACGTGGGCGCCGGGCAGGCGTTCGGCGATGTTCTCGCCGAGGCCGGGGTGCGCCCAAGCGAGTGTGGCTCGGATACGCCTTCGTATCAGGCGCCGTCTATCGTTGTCGTCGCGACGCCGCCGGATGTCGCTGACCGTGTGATCGTCGAATCGCTGCTGCGTTTCCCCGACGCGATCGTCACCGATGTTGCCTCCGTGAAGGATGCGGTTGTAGCCGATGTGCTGCGCGGCTTGGAGCGTGAGGGACGTCTCGAGGAAGCCTCGCGTTACGTCGGATCGCATCCCATGGCAGGTCGTGAGCGCAGCGGTGCGGGTGCCGCAGATGCCGATCTGTTCTACGGACGCCCGTGGGTGATCGTTGCGCACGAGTCGACGTGGCCGCGCGCGGTGCTGGTAGCTCGCGCGTTGGCGACGGACGTCGGAGCCGTGCCTCTCGAGATGAACGCGGGCACACATGACCATGCCGTCGCACTCGTGTCGCACGTTCCTCAGCTGGTGTCGTCGATGCTTGCTGCGCGTCTTGTGGACGCCCCAGCCCAGGCGCTCGGGCTTGCGGGGCAGGGGCTTCGAGATACCGCTCGGATTGCGGCCTCCGATCCGCGCCTGTGGACAGCGATTTTGGCCGGCAACGCCGGTCCGGTTGCAGACATCCTGCGTGATCTGCGCACCGACCTCGATGACTTGCTCACGCACCTCGATGCGGCTGCAGAACTCGGCCCCCTACGCGGCGGTTCCGTGGGCGCGATCAATCGGGTCATGACCGCGGGTAATCAGGGCGTCGCGCGTATTCCCGGCAAGCACGGTGGTGCTCCTTCCCGGTATCGCGAGATCGAAGTGCTCATCCCCGACGAGCCGGGCGCTCTCGGTAGGCTTTTCAGCGAGCTCGGCGAGGCAGGGATCAACATCGAAGACTTGGTTCTGGAACACTCTGCGGGTGCGCAGGCGGGCGTCGCCCGCGTCATGATTGACCCGGCGGTCGCTGACCGCGCTGTCGCCGACCTGCAACAGCGGGGTTGGCGACTCATCACCCACTAA
- the cmk gene encoding (d)CMP kinase has translation MNDTQRRDAISRVGITIAIDGPAGSGKSTVSKALATRLGIGYLDTGAMYRALTWYCLDEGIDLEDTAAVAAAAARMPLRLVSDPSDPHVWIGDSEITLEIREPRIALAIKHISTNLDVRAWMAAEQRRRMMEAREQGSGMIAEGRDITTVVCPDADVRVLLLADQEARLRRRTLELYGDATEEHMEIVRAQVEGRDKADSQVSEFMVAAPGVETVDSTGLDIEGVCEAVLVFVDRDLEVRDASR, from the coding sequence ATGAACGATACGCAGCGTCGAGATGCGATTTCCCGCGTCGGCATCACGATAGCCATCGACGGGCCGGCCGGTTCGGGCAAGTCCACGGTCTCGAAGGCTCTGGCGACCCGTCTGGGCATCGGCTACTTGGACACGGGCGCCATGTACCGTGCGCTCACGTGGTACTGCCTGGATGAAGGCATCGATCTGGAGGATACGGCGGCGGTCGCCGCAGCAGCGGCTCGTATGCCCCTGCGCCTCGTGTCGGATCCGTCGGACCCGCACGTGTGGATCGGCGATTCAGAGATCACCCTTGAGATTCGCGAGCCGCGTATCGCCTTAGCGATCAAGCACATCTCGACGAACCTTGACGTGCGTGCGTGGATGGCGGCCGAGCAGCGTCGCCGAATGATGGAGGCCCGTGAACAAGGCTCCGGCATGATCGCTGAGGGGCGCGATATCACGACCGTCGTCTGCCCCGATGCGGATGTTCGTGTTCTCCTGCTCGCCGATCAGGAGGCCCGCCTGCGTCGCCGGACCCTCGAACTCTACGGAGATGCCACTGAGGAGCACATGGAGATTGTGCGGGCCCAGGTCGAGGGCCGTGACAAGGCCGACTCGCAGGTCTCTGAGTTCATGGTGGCAGCCCCCGGTGTCGAGACCGTGGACTCCACAGGACTCGACATCGAAGGCGTGTGCGAGGCGGTCCTGGTCTTTGTCGACCGCGATCTCGAGGTCCGCGACGCTTCGCGCTGA
- a CDS encoding DNA-3-methyladenine glycosylase I produces MDTTLAQSAVAPLASGLTLCNDGLVRPAWASHDELLRSYYDTEWGLPVHDEAGVFERLVLEGFQAGLSWRTVLAKREAFRAAFEGFIPDRVAAFTSDDVDRLVYTPGIIHNRRKIEAAISNARATVAMRNDSPAADGPTHLGELVWSYRPTLDPLPRSKDEVPTHLPESIALAADLKNRGYRFVGPTTMLALMAAIGIVNTDIVGTHRRPR; encoded by the coding sequence ATGGACACAACACTCGCCCAATCCGCAGTTGCTCCCCTAGCCTCGGGCCTCACCCTGTGCAATGACGGCCTCGTCCGGCCTGCGTGGGCCTCCCATGACGAGCTGTTACGCAGCTACTACGACACCGAATGGGGGCTGCCCGTCCACGACGAGGCCGGCGTCTTCGAACGCCTCGTCTTGGAGGGCTTCCAGGCAGGTCTCTCATGGCGCACCGTCCTGGCAAAACGCGAGGCGTTCCGCGCGGCCTTCGAAGGATTCATTCCCGATCGCGTCGCCGCATTCACAAGCGATGACGTCGATCGCCTCGTGTACACACCCGGGATCATTCACAATCGCCGCAAGATCGAGGCGGCGATCAGCAACGCTCGCGCAACGGTTGCTATGAGGAACGATTCTCCCGCGGCAGACGGCCCGACACATCTGGGCGAACTGGTCTGGTCGTATCGGCCGACGCTCGATCCGCTTCCGCGTTCGAAGGACGAGGTACCAACGCACCTGCCGGAATCCATAGCCCTCGCGGCCGACCTCAAGAACCGCGGTTATCGCTTCGTGGGTCCAACAACGATGCTCGCACTGATGGCGGCGATCGGCATCGTGAACACCGATATCGTGGGAACGCACCGCAGGCCTCGGTGA